The Mercurialis annua linkage group LG8, ddMerAnnu1.2, whole genome shotgun sequence genome window below encodes:
- the LOC126662361 gene encoding uncharacterized protein LOC126662361 isoform X1 encodes MPVSGNQENAVRTLGGQSSLNISGVPVKKRRFIWPSSPTPEEQQREQSLVSISQESELAATNSCDASRDFATEDENKRCSENCNGPRSRIEELTPSHKSDSLAKLDDDGKLLTAENSAKFLTGVKPLGGVPMKKRRFIRASSSLLEDQSSLNVGKESLKNKHDSRSKESVLLDVSVAGSYSGLSDENKVSLLQEDKRSCDSRVKIEETCCSFQSDAKMESLVAKEKSANIPVRPADTQPKLAPNKASPFHVNKEIFSPQVDKLKGISTISGDPVSLLGLEECYRAALENRNDDGSSWNQGNIEPVSLNLSLSSSEKSFQCKMVDTLSNTESSKTHTDRANWDLNTTMDAWEASVSEEAASQVTSDGSKAVSVADERKPMIALGILEESDSRTSFMRVSLQSDSDERLHLGLSPSFLSVNNQELSSSSTNKDSHFAVPNSSLTRQLLSGSRNSSSRSIKSEPLDESQIHDSTDAKVNPMVMLDFRALPVKRELVEALNSPNSSVGKSLGAKSMKSEPLHEDNGETLKSTDGTSHQSSKQVLRHQKDKGQSTCSPKELITQSQDTGGQPNCSTDEHVLLGTNSVTEPTSLVGSSLNDHLSDHLEHEVDGGAYLSSEAIKESSDSAEQVAAELVFPVCHNGDENNGSGTGAAGTTEKKSVDNSNEMKFKDSDAHRNGEGTVSDEERINLSADILEGDSYSSDYESDGKSVPMDIEEDGRGQDELEDGEVREPQLNVELEVPICDINKIASQGDSDDNKANSAELHDDVHPSSYHVEGKKYSTEKPVETNKPTVEDVDTALGRQTSDIADKDSFREETLAVDVMADAGDKRNIINTIRRRSLDLVTNKDETAGTEKSSDQAMCEDLGILVAATQGTYENNDEKDESALLKMETNKNGDDAPKDANSGGNQSRIINLPVASNMSSFCKTRSLSGKPFPLRPGRERLDVPLEGDRLNPRGRVETYDEGSHKFSREKYQDSRNSRWNFVNGRGRLGSRVDNLRNDRDSERDCISRHKFASAVAGSDTEFMNYNIGSDSGFGCNVRGGRKLVDDDTSNFHHRRRSPGGRDGHASRGPQMVRRVSRSTAEDSSDVVGLRRADKIMRGFDDDGEEPAYTRPQPPYEGLDGRFVQGTRNFSSLQRRGPQMHSKSPIRSRSPGPWSSRRRSPDGFCGPPDMPHRRSPIYRMERIRSPDNPGFPAERVSRRHGSPTFMARPNDLREMDPGRDHGHVRSIMSSRSPTGRGGLVRGSRRFGVLDPRERPDNEEFFAGPVHSGRFHELGGDGNEERRRFGDRRAPVRSFRPPFNGTDGDNFLNTEDGSRSFRFYPDVDADFHERSNLRDREFDRRIKNRSGNVPRRPRSIEEQEGNYRHGGQVLYDDGFDDVSRVKRKRF; translated from the exons ATGCCTGTATCAGGAAATCAAGAG AATGCGGTTAGAACCCTTGGTGGGCAGTCTAGTCTGAATATTTCAGGTGTTCCTGTGAAGAAAAGGAGGTTTATTTGGCCTTCTTCACCTACTCCTGAAGAGCAACAAAGAGAACAATCTTTAGTAAGCATATCTCAGGAATCGGAACTTGCAGCTACGAATTCTTGTGATGCAAGTAGGGATTTTGCTACTGAGGATGAAAATAAGAGGTGTTCTGAAAATTGTAATGGCCCGAGATCTCGAATTGAAGAACTAACCCCATCTCATAAATCTGATTCTTTGGCTAAGCTTGATGATGATGGGAAGCTTTTGACTGCGGAAAATTCTGCGAAATTTCTG ACTGGGGTTAAACCCCTTGGTGGTGTTCCTATGAAGAAAAGGAGGTTTATTCGGGCTTCCTCATCTCTGCTTGAAGATCAATCTTCACTAAATGTAGGGAAAGAATCTCTAAAGAATAAACATGATAGCCGTTCTAAGGAGTCGGTTCTTTTAGATGTTAGTGTTGCAGGAAGTTATTCTGGCTTATCTGATGAAAATAAGGTTTCTTTGCTCCAGGAGGACAAGAGAAGTTGTGACTCGAGAGTTAAAATTGAAGAAACATGCTGCAGCTTTCAATCTGATGCTAAAATGGAGAGTCTCGTAGCAAAAGAAAAATCTGCTAATATCCCGGTAAGACCAGCAGACACTCAGCCGAAATTAGCACCCAATAAAGCATCTCCATTCCATGTCAATAAAGAGATATTTAGTCCACAAGTAGATAAGCTTAAAGGGATATCTACAATCTCTGGGGATCCTGTATCGTTGTTAGGTTTGGAGGAATGTTATCGTGCTGCTTTGGAGAATCGGAATGATGATGGAAGTAGTTGGAATCAGGGGAACATAGAACCTGTTTCATTGAATTTGTCTTTAAGCAGTAGTGAAAAGAGTTTCCAGTGTAAAATGGTCGATACACTGTCAAATACTGAAAGTAGTAAGACACATACTGACAGAGCAAATTGGGATTTGAATACTACAATGGATGCATGGGAAGCTTCTGTAAGCGAAGAAGCTGCCAGTCAAGTAACTTCTGATGGTTCAAAGGCAGTTAGTGTTGCAGATGAAAGAAAACCTATGATTGCATTAGGTATTCTCGAAGAGAGCGACTCAAGAACTAGTTTTATGAGAGTATCTTTACAATCTGATTCTGACGAACGTCTTCATTTGGGCCTTAGTCCATCTTTTCTTTCTGTTAATAATCAGGAACTCTCAAGTTCATCTACTAACAAAGATTCTCATTTTGCTGTTCCTAATAGTAGCTTGACCAGGCAGTTGCTGTCAGGTAGCCGCAATTCTAGTTCTAGGAGCATAAAATCTGAACCATTAGATGAGAGCCAAATACATGATTCTACGGATGCTAAAGTCAATCCCATGGTAATGTTAGATTTTAGGGCATTGCCAGTAAAGCGGGAATTAGTAGAAGCTTTGAACTCGCCGAATTCTAGTGTTGGGAAATCACTTGGTGCTAAATCTATGAAATCTGAACCACTTCATGAGGATAATGGAGAAACGTTAAAGTCAACAGATGGTACATCACATCAGTCTAGTAAACAGGTGCTACGACATCAGAAGGACAAAGGACAATCTACTTGTTCACCAAAGGAACTCATAACACAGAGCCAGGATACTGGAGGACAGCCTAATTGTTCAACAGATGAACATGTGCTGCTAGGTACCAATTCTGTGACAGAGCCTACATCTTTGGTAGGTTCATCTCTGAATGACCATTTATCAGACCATTTAGAACATGAGGTTGATGGAGGGGCCTATTTGAGCAGTGAGGCTATCAAAGAATCAAGTGACAGTGCTGAGCAGGTTGCTGCAGAACTGGTATTTCCTGTGTGTCACAATGGCGATGAAAATAATGGTTCTGGCACAGGGGCTGCTGGAACGACTGAGAAGAAAAGTGTGGATAATTCTAACGAAATGAAATTTAAGGATTCTGATGCACACAGAAATGGTGAGGGTACTGTAAGTGATGAGGAAAGAATTAATTTATCTGCTGATATTCTAGAAGGAGATTCTTATAGCTCAGATTACGAGTCCGATGGAAAGTCTGTGCCTATGGATATAGAAGAAGATGGTCGAGGACAGGATGAATTAGAAGATGGCGAGGTTCGTGAACCACAGCTGAATGTTGAACTGGAGGTTCCCATTTGTGACATAAATAAAATTGCTAGTCAAGGCGATTCTGATGATAACAAGGCGAATTCTGCAGAGCTACATGATGATGTCCATCCTAGTTCATATCATGTGGAGGGAAAAAAATATAGTACAGAAAAACCTGTTGAAACAAATAAACCTACTGTTGAAGATGTTGACACAGCTCTTGGTAGACAAACAAGCGACATTGCTGATAAAGATTCTTTTAGGGAAGAAACATTAGCAGTTGATGTGATGGCCGATGCAGGTGATAAAAGAAACATAATCAACACCATTCGAAGGAGGTCACTTGACTTGGTAACTAATAAAGACGAGACCGCAGGGACAGAAAAGTCTTCTGATCAAGCTATGTGTGAAGACCTAGGAATTTTGGTGGCTGCTACTCAAGGAACATATGAGAATAACGATGAAAAGGATGAATCAGCATTACTAAAGatggaaacaaataaaaatggtgaTGATGCACCTAAGGATGCAAACAGTGGAGGTAATCAGAGTAGGATCATTAACCTGCCTGTAGCTTCTAATATGTCTTCTTTTTGTAAGACAAGATCTTTATCAGGTAAACCATTTCCGCTACGCCCCGGAAGAGAAAGATTAGATGTACCACTAGAGGGAGATCGACTAAATCCTCGAGGGAG GGTTGAAACTTATGATGAGGGTTCACACAAGTTCTCAAGAGAAAAGTATCAAGATTCAAGAAACTCTAGGTGGAATTTCGTCAATGGTAGAGGAAGGCTTGGTAGTAGAGTTGATAATCTTCGTAATGATAGGGATTCTGAACGTGATTGCATTTCCAGACATAAGTTTGCATCTGCTGTTGCAGGGTCTGATACTGAGTTCATGAATTACAATATAGGATCGGATAGTGGATTTGGTTGTAATGTTCGGGGAGGTAGAAAACTGGTGGATGATGATACATCAAATTTTCATCACAGGAGGCGTTCTCCTGGAGGGAGAGATGGACATGCTTCACGTGGACCTCAAATGGTCCGTAGAGTTTCAAGAAGCACTGCTGAAGACAGTTCTGACGTTGTTGGGTTAAGGCGTGCCGATAAGATCATGAGGGGATTTGATGATGATGGAGAAGAGCCTGCATATACGCGTCCCCAGCCTCCATACGAGGGATTAGATGGTCGCTTTGTCCAAGGGACTAGGAACTTTTCATCTCTTCAGAGAAGGGGTCCTCAAATGCATTCAAAGTCTCCAATTAGATCTCGTTCACCTGGTCCATGGTCTTCAAGGAGAAGATCTCCAGATGGGTTTTGTGGACCCCCAGACATGCCTCATAGAAGATCACCTATTTATAGGATGGAGAGGATTAGATCACCTGATAACCCTGGTTTTCCTGCAGAAAGAGTTTCCAGGAGGCACGGTTCCCCAACATTTATGGCCAGGCCTAATGATTTGAGAGAAATGGACCCTGGTCGAGATCATGGTCATGTAAGATCTATCATGAGTAGTCGAAGTCCAACTGGCCGCGGTGGTCTAGTCAGAGGCAGTAGGAGATTTGGTGTCCTGGATCCTCGAGAAAGGCCAGACAATGAGGAATTTTTTGCGGGGCCTGTGCATTCTGGTCGGTTCCATGAGCTTGGCGGGGATGGAAATGAAGAGAGGAGAAGGTTTGGTGACAGACGTGCGCCTGTGCGGTCCTTTAGACCTCCTTTCAATGGTACTGACGGTGACAATTTTCTCAATACAGAGGATGGTTCTAGGTCTTTTAGATTCTACCCTGATGTTGATGCAGACTTCCATGAGAGGTCCAATTTACGTGACAGGGAATTTGATAGGCGGATTAAAAACCGTTCTGGAAATGTGCCTAGAAGACCGAGAAGCATCGAAGAACAAGAAGGAAATTACAGGCATGGAGGGCAGGTGTTGTATgatgatggttttgatgatgTATCTCGAGTGAAGAGGAAAAGATTTTGA